The following nucleotide sequence is from Gemmatimonadaceae bacterium.
TCATTGCGTTCAGTCACTCTCTCCAGCACGAGCTCGCAGACAAGGGCGTGCGGATTCAGGCGGTGCTCCCGGGCGCAACGGCGACCGACCTCTGGGCGGCCGATGGCGACGGCATGTCGTACGAGAAGCTGCCCCCGTCGATCGTTATGTCACCCGAAGACGTCGTCGAGGCAGCGCTGGCCGGCCTCGAGAACGGTGAGCTCGTGACGATTCCGCCGCTGCAGGACGACGAGGAGTGGACGCGATATGAAGCGGCGCGCCGCGCGATCTCGGAGCAGTTCGGTCATTCACAGCCGGCGCCGCGCTATCGCGTTCACGCTGGGGCTGGCGCGCGATGAGCTTCGATTTCGCGTTGATCTCGATGCCGGTGTGAGCGGTCATGGCAACCGCGCTCAGGGCAGAACCGGCTGCTCAACCGATCATTGAAATCGTCGACACGGCTGGAGGACGAGCTCCAGCCGCGTCGCAGCAGCCGGCGTACGCCGACAAATGGCCGATCGCGTTAGGCGTGATTCTCGCCGCGGTGATGGAGCTCGTCGACACGAGCATCGTGAACGTCGCGTTCTCGCAGATGTCGGGAAACCTCGGCGCAACGATCGACGAGATCACGTGGGTTGCCGTCGGGTACATTCTCGCGGCCGTGATCATTCTTCCGATGACGGGATGGTTGGCGGCGCGGTTTGGTCGGAAGCGCTACTTCCTCGCCTCGGTCGCGCTCTTTACCGCGGCGAGTGTGCTCTGCGGCGCGGCGACGTCGCTCGAGACGCTCGTCTTGTGGCGGGTGGTGCAGGGACTTGGCGGCGGTGCGCTCATCGCCACCTCTCAGGCGATTCTCTACGAGAGCTTCCCGCCGGACGAGAAGGCGATTGCATCGGCGCTGTTCGGGATCGGCATGATGGTTGGACCGGCGCTCGGGCCGACGCTCGGCGGGATCATCGTCGACCGATACAGCTGGCCGTGGATCTTTCTCGTCAACATTCCCTTCGGGCTCATTGCATTCGCAATGATCGCGACGTTCTATCGTCCAACCGCGTCGACCGCGCCTCAGCGCCCACGCGTCGACGTGTTCGGCTTCGCACTGCTCGCCATCGGGATTGGTGCGTTCCAGTTCGTTCTCGAACGCGGCGAGCATTACGACTGGTTCGAGTCTCACCTCATCACCGGTCTCGCAATCACTGCGGCGATCGCCGTGAGCACGATGGTATGGTGGGAGCTGAAGACGGCGGCACCCGTGATCGACCTGCGCGTGCTTCGGCATCGATCGATGACGGCAGCGACGATCTCGGCGTCGGCGGTCGGGATGGCGCTTTACGGAAGTGTCTTCGCACTGCCGTTGTACATGCAGTCGCTGCTGCATTACACAGCCGAGACCGCGGGCTGGGTATTGCTGCCCAGTGCTCTCGCGAGCGCCGTGAGCATGCTCTCCGCGGCGCGGCTCATGAAGCTCTTCTCGCCGCGTGCGCTGGTGGCCGTGGGCACGGCGATCCTTGCCGCGTCGATGTTCATGAACGGCAGCCTAACGACCATCAGTGGACGCCACGAGCTCTTCTTCCCGGTGGTGCTGCGTGGTCTTGGGTTCGGGCTCATCTTCGTGCCGATCACGACGACGGCGTTTGTCGGATTGCCGGCGCGGGAGATGCCGCATGCGGCGGCGCTGTTCAACCTGTCCCGGCAATTCGGCGGCAGCATCGGCATCGCGCTCGTCGCGACGAAGCTCATAACGGCGACAGCACAGCATCGTGCCGTGCTTGTGGAGCGAGTGGCGGCCGACGACCCAGTGACACGCGCACAGCTCGCGGGTATGACCGCGCAGCTCCGCCTCACGAGCACCGACGACTTCACCGCGGCGCGGCGGGCACTTGCCGTGCTCGATCGACGCGTCGAGTCGCAGGCGCAGATGCTCGCCTACCGCGACGCCTTCGGATTCCTGGGGTTCATCGTGCTCGGGAGTCTTCCGCTCGTGCTGCTCCTGCGGCGGCCGCGAACTGTCTCGGGCCCCGCGGTGGACGTGCACTAGCAGCAGCAAAACCGCAGCGCTCCGGCCTGACGACCCTTCAGCAATAATGAGTAGATCCTCATTGCAAATAAAAGCGTAACCGCCCCTTCCACGACGAGCACCTACTGGCGAGCCTCCATGAGCCGGCAGAATGGCCATCGCTGGGGGAACGTGGATCCGCTCACCGAGTCCATGCGCGCAGGTCTTGATGGATTGGAGAGGGATTGGTCAACCGGTGCTGTCTGGCTAACTTATTTCGCTGTTGGACGGGTGGCCGAGTGGTTTAAGGCGCAGGCCTGGAAAGCTTGTGTACGTTCATAGCGTACCGTGGGTTCGAATCCCACCCCGTCCGTTCTCCCACAACAACTTGGAGAAAGTGAAAGGGCCCGGGTGAGGGGCCCTTCGTCGTAGAATTACCACCTTCTTACCACTTGGCGCGGTCTTAGCCTAGGACCTTCGCTCGAGGAGGTAACGTTCTCCCATATCCTCTGCTTCGAAGTATCCGAGCCGACCAGGAATGCACGAGATGAAGGTGCCCATGCCTTTTCCAACGACCTTCTCGACGGCCTCCTCGACCGACAATTCGCAGCCGTCGAGCTCCACATCCTCCGAAAGGAGATAGCAATTGGCCGGCGCGCCTCGCTTCCTGAGAAGGGTTACGATCGCGTCCCTTGTCCGCTGATCCGGACCAAGACGTTGAGCGTACCGAGGATCAAGATCTCGAAAGTGCGCCAGGGCCGCTCGCACCTTCGGACGACCTTTCTTGGTGCCAAGGAGCGTTAGCAATCGCTCTTTCTTGGGAGCCGCGACAAACGCGTTGACGATTTCGAGTGCAGGGTCGCTCATGATGCAGGACGTTGAAGGCTATGGAAACTACGAAGGCGCGCTAGCCGAAGCGCTTAGCTAACCCGTCTTTTCGTTCGGCTTCGGCGGCTTCTCGATGAGCACGTCGAGCGCCTAGGTGAACGTAGAGCTCCGTGGTCTTGAAAGAGGCGTGTCCCGCCGCCTTCTGCGCGATCGCGCCCGGATAGCGTTTGACCCACCACGTGATTGCCGTGTGTCGCAGGTCATACGGACGAACGCCGATGGGAGCTTGGCCGCCTTGGCGGCGTTCTGGTAGGAGCGTTCAATCTCTCGCCCCCTGTGTGGTGTGCCGCTGCGTGGTGACGTGATGTGACGCGCGCCGGAGCAGGATCCTAACGAGGAGACGGCGGATGGCGCGGACCTTATCACTGCGGATCGTTACGGGATCATGACGCCTCCGCGCTGACCAAG
It contains:
- a CDS encoding DHA2 family efflux MFS transporter permease subunit yields the protein MATALRAEPAAQPIIEIVDTAGGRAPAASQQPAYADKWPIALGVILAAVMELVDTSIVNVAFSQMSGNLGATIDEITWVAVGYILAAVIILPMTGWLAARFGRKRYFLASVALFTAASVLCGAATSLETLVLWRVVQGLGGGALIATSQAILYESFPPDEKAIASALFGIGMMVGPALGPTLGGIIVDRYSWPWIFLVNIPFGLIAFAMIATFYRPTASTAPQRPRVDVFGFALLAIGIGAFQFVLERGEHYDWFESHLITGLAITAAIAVSTMVWWELKTAAPVIDLRVLRHRSMTAATISASAVGMALYGSVFALPLYMQSLLHYTAETAGWVLLPSALASAVSMLSAARLMKLFSPRALVAVGTAILAASMFMNGSLTTISGRHELFFPVVLRGLGFGLIFVPITTTAFVGLPAREMPHAAALFNLSRQFGGSIGIALVATKLITATAQHRAVLVERVAADDPVTRAQLAGMTAQLRLTSTDDFTAARRALAVLDRRVESQAQMLAYRDAFGFLGFIVLGSLPLVLLLRRPRTVSGPAVDVH